One Odocoileus virginianus isolate 20LAN1187 ecotype Illinois chromosome 4, Ovbor_1.2, whole genome shotgun sequence DNA segment encodes these proteins:
- the PAQR9 gene encoding membrane progestin receptor epsilon isoform X3, with translation MPRRLQPRSAGTKGPPGTTAAASEAASRPHALASRDSPASAKPLLRWDEVPDDFVECFILSGYRRLPCTAQECLASVLKPTNETLNFWTHFIPLLLFLSKFCRLFFLSGRDVPFHHPWLLPLWCYASGVLLTFAMSCTAHVFSCLSLRLRAAFFYLDYASISYYGFGSTVAYYYYLLPGLSLLDARVMTPYVQQRLGWHVDCTGLIAAYRALVLPVAFVLAVACTVACCKSRTDWCSYPFALRTFVFVMPLSMACPIMLESWLFDLRGENPTLFVHFYRRYFWLVVAAFFNVSKIPERIQPGLFDIIGHSHQLFHIFTFLSIYDQVYYVEEGLRQFLKEPPDAPTFLGTVGYMLLLVVCLGLVIKKFLSNAEFCSKK, from the coding sequence ATGCCGCGGCGCCTGCAGCCCCGGAGCGCGGGCACAAAAGGCCCGCCTGGCACGACCGCGGCGGCTTCGGAGGCCGCCTCGCGTCCTCACGCCTTGGCCTCCAGGGACTCTCCGGCATCCGCCAAGCCGCTACTGCGCTGGGACGAGGTGCCCGACGACTTTGTGGAGTGCTTCATCCTGTCAGGCTACCGGCGGCTGCCGTGCACGGCGCAGGAGTGCCTGGCCTCGGTGCTGAAGCCCACCAATGAGACGCTCAACTTCTGGACGCACTTCATCCCGCTGCTGCTGTTCCTGAGCAAGTTCTGCCGCCTCTTCTTTCTGAGCGGCCGCGACGTGCCCTTCCACCATCCGTGGCTGCTGCCGCTGTGGTGCTACGCGTCGGGCGTGCTGCTGACCTTCGCCATGAGCTGCACGGCGCACGTGTTCAGCTGCCTGTCGCTACGCCTGCGCGCCGCCTTCTTCTACCTGGATTACGCGTCCATCAGCTACTACGGCTTCGGCAGCACCGTGGCCTACTACTACTACCTACTGCCAGGCCTGAGCTTGTTGGACGCCCGGGTGATGACCCCGTACGTGCAGCAGCGCCTGGGCTGGCACGTGGACTGCACGGGCCTCATCGCCGCCTACCGCGCGCTCGTGCTGCCCGTGGCCTTCGTGCTGGCGGTGGCCTGCACCGTGGCCTGCTGCAAGAGCCGCACCGACTGGTGCTCTTACCCGTTCGCGCTTCGCACCTTCGTCTTCGTCATGCCGCTGAGCATGGCCTGCCCCATCATGCTGGAGAGCTGGCTCTTTGACCTGCGCGGGGAGAACCCCACGCTCTTCGTGCACTTCTACCGCCGCTACTTCTGGCTGGTGGTGGCTGCCTTCTTCAACGTGAGCAAGATCCCCGAGCGCATCCAGCCGGGCCTTTTCGACATCATCGGCCACAGCCACCAGCTCTtccacattttcactttcctcagcATCTACGATCAGGTGTATTACGTGGAGGAGGGCCTGCGCCAGTTCCTCAAGGAGCCACCGGACGCGCCCACCTTCCTGGGCACCGTGGGCTACATGCTGCTGCTGGTTGTCTGCCTGGGGCTGGTCATCAAGAAGTTCCTCAGCAACGCCGAATTCTGCAGTAAAAAGTGA